The following coding sequences are from one Indioceanicola profundi window:
- the glgX gene encoding glycogen debranching protein GlgX produces MADDKAAGAPVGVHGRRQAPPPSHEPAQAASTPAEPDSGPVRIDRGEPLPLGLHDCRDGLNIAVFSRHATAMTLLLYETAAGTQPSARFPLDARCHRTGDIWHASLTGDLRGKLYALQADGPRSRAGGDEFDPHQTLLDPYAAAVTDLSGGSRGRCVIADQRFDWADDAPLRHPWSETILYETHVRGLTIDPSSGVRRPGEYLGVVEKIPYLRELGITALELMPVQAFDPEAAEGLNPLSGERLRDYWGYNPVALFAPMPGYAGDVAPGGELVAFKTMVRELHRAGIEIILDVVFNHTAEGGRNGPTYSFRGLDDAIYYILTPDGEYVDYSGCGNTLNCNHPVVRSMVVDCLRHWVIHCHVDGFRFDLASVLGRDEQGNLLANPPLLEQIAEDPILRDVKLIAEAWDAGGAFQVGSFPGGRWAEWNCHFRDDVRRFWRGDPGMTGALATRLAGSSDLYQPGGESPLNSINFITSHDGFTLNDLVSYARKHNEANGEDNRDGLDENYSDNNGAEGPTDDPHIEAMRLHRIRNLLATLLLSRGVPMLLGGDEFRRTQAGNNNAYCQDNAISWYDWSLAERNGELVQFVRRLIALRKAHPVLRSETFYTDGEINWFGPAGQEPDWNGADNRLGCLVRGSDVALCLLFNGSPARCRFVVPAPPGGGWEVVIDTSKEQTTADASFGAGHRMNAAGEIWLEACTTVVAVSRSKEA; encoded by the coding sequence ATGGCTGACGACAAGGCCGCCGGAGCGCCCGTCGGTGTCCATGGGAGGCGTCAGGCGCCGCCTCCATCACACGAACCGGCACAGGCAGCTTCCACACCGGCGGAGCCGGACAGCGGCCCCGTCCGGATCGACCGCGGTGAGCCGCTGCCGCTCGGGCTGCACGATTGCCGCGACGGCTTGAACATCGCGGTGTTCAGCCGGCACGCCACGGCCATGACCCTGCTTCTATACGAGACGGCCGCCGGGACCCAGCCGAGCGCCCGGTTCCCTCTCGATGCCCGGTGTCACCGGACCGGCGACATCTGGCATGCCAGCTTGACGGGAGACCTTCGCGGGAAGCTCTATGCTCTGCAGGCCGACGGGCCTCGTTCGCGGGCTGGCGGAGACGAGTTCGATCCGCATCAAACGCTGCTCGATCCCTACGCCGCCGCCGTTACAGACCTGTCCGGCGGTTCGCGTGGCCGCTGCGTCATCGCCGACCAGCGCTTCGACTGGGCCGACGACGCACCGCTCCGCCATCCCTGGAGCGAGACCATCCTCTACGAGACCCATGTGCGCGGGCTCACGATCGACCCGTCCTCCGGGGTCCGCCGACCGGGGGAATATCTCGGCGTCGTCGAGAAGATCCCCTATCTGCGGGAGCTCGGCATCACCGCCCTCGAACTGATGCCGGTCCAGGCCTTCGACCCGGAGGCGGCCGAAGGGCTCAACCCGCTGAGCGGCGAGCGGCTGCGCGACTACTGGGGCTACAATCCAGTCGCCCTGTTCGCGCCGATGCCGGGCTATGCCGGCGATGTCGCGCCAGGCGGCGAGCTCGTCGCCTTCAAGACCATGGTCCGCGAGCTTCACCGGGCAGGCATCGAGATCATCCTCGACGTCGTCTTCAACCACACGGCGGAAGGGGGAAGGAACGGTCCGACCTACAGCTTCCGGGGGCTCGACGACGCGATCTACTACATCCTGACGCCCGATGGGGAATACGTGGACTATTCCGGCTGCGGCAACACGCTGAACTGCAACCATCCGGTGGTGCGCAGCATGGTCGTCGACTGCCTGCGGCACTGGGTGATCCACTGCCACGTCGACGGCTTCCGCTTCGACCTCGCCTCGGTGCTCGGGCGGGATGAGCAAGGCAACCTGCTGGCGAACCCGCCTCTGCTCGAACAGATCGCCGAGGACCCGATCCTGCGCGACGTCAAGCTGATCGCCGAGGCCTGGGACGCCGGCGGCGCGTTCCAGGTGGGCAGCTTTCCCGGCGGGCGCTGGGCCGAGTGGAACTGTCACTTTCGCGACGATGTCCGCCGCTTCTGGCGCGGCGACCCGGGCATGACCGGGGCGTTGGCGACCCGTCTCGCTGGCAGCAGCGATCTCTATCAGCCGGGCGGCGAAAGCCCGCTCAACAGCATCAACTTCATCACCAGCCACGACGGCTTCACGCTCAACGACCTCGTCAGCTACGCGCGCAAGCACAACGAGGCGAACGGTGAGGACAACCGTGACGGCCTCGACGAGAACTACAGCGACAACAACGGCGCCGAAGGACCGACCGACGATCCGCACATCGAAGCGATGCGGCTGCACCGGATCAGGAACCTGCTCGCCACGCTCCTGCTCTCGCGCGGCGTGCCGATGCTGCTCGGCGGCGACGAGTTCCGCCGCACGCAGGCGGGCAACAACAACGCCTATTGCCAGGACAATGCGATCTCCTGGTACGACTGGTCGCTGGCGGAGCGGAATGGCGAACTCGTGCAGTTCGTCCGGCGGCTGATCGCGCTGCGCAAGGCGCATCCGGTCCTGCGCTCCGAAACTTTCTACACGGACGGGGAGATCAACTGGTTCGGACCAGCAGGGCAAGAGCCCGACTGGAACGGGGCCGACAACCGGCTCGGCTGTCTCGTGCGGGGCAGCGACGTGGCACTCTGCCTGCTCTTCAACGGCTCTCCTGCCCGATGCCGGTTCGTCGTGCCGGCGCCGCCAGGGGGAGGATGGGAGGTGGTGATCGACACGTCGAAGGAGCAAACCACCGCCGACGCTTCGTTCGGCGCCGGACACCGGATGAATGCTGCGGGCGAGATCTGGCTCGAGGCGTGCACGACAGTCGTCGCTGTCAGCCGCTCCAAGGAAGCGTAG
- a CDS encoding SDR family oxidoreductase, with protein sequence MSRVRDKVAIVTGAALGLGEASARMLAREGAKVVVTDIKEEEGERVAQDVAAAGGEAIYLHHDVADESAWQRMIQATLDHFGRLDVLVNNAGVGWGGPPEEETLERWRRLMSVNLDGVFLGTKHAILAMKRKDPPGGSIINLASIEGLVGDPNLGAYNASKGGVRMYTKSVALYCAKAGLNIRVNSIHPGYIWTPMVENYLAENGDVEEGRQALNALHPIGHVGEPDDIAYGVLYLASDESKFVTGAELVIDGGYTAQ encoded by the coding sequence ATGAGCAGAGTGCGAGACAAGGTGGCGATCGTGACAGGAGCCGCGCTGGGGCTGGGCGAGGCCTCGGCGCGGATGCTGGCGCGGGAGGGCGCAAAGGTGGTCGTCACCGACATCAAGGAGGAGGAAGGCGAGCGGGTGGCGCAGGACGTCGCCGCGGCCGGTGGCGAGGCAATCTATCTCCATCACGACGTCGCCGACGAGAGCGCGTGGCAGCGAATGATCCAGGCCACCCTCGACCACTTCGGACGGCTCGACGTGCTGGTCAACAATGCCGGCGTCGGCTGGGGTGGGCCGCCCGAGGAGGAGACGCTGGAGCGCTGGCGCCGGCTGATGAGCGTCAATCTCGACGGCGTGTTCCTCGGCACCAAGCACGCGATCCTGGCGATGAAGCGGAAGGATCCGCCGGGCGGCTCGATCATCAACCTGGCCTCAATCGAGGGTCTGGTCGGCGACCCCAATCTCGGCGCCTACAATGCGTCTAAGGGCGGCGTGCGAATGTACACCAAGTCGGTGGCGCTCTATTGCGCCAAGGCGGGGTTGAACATCCGGGTGAACTCGATCCATCCTGGCTACATCTGGACGCCGATGGTCGAGAACTACCTTGCCGAGAACGGCGACGTCGAGGAGGGCCGGCAGGCCCTTAACGCCCTGCACCCGATCGGTCATGTCGGCGAACCGGACGACATTGCTTATGGCGTGCTCTATCTCGCTTCGGACGAGTCGAAGTTCGTAACCGGCGCCGAACTGGTGATCGACGGCGGCTACACCGCCCAATAA
- a CDS encoding IS630 family transposase, which translates to MAQTVSVIISPEDRARLAAVIGDRNRPLKHVQRARIVLLSAERLPVLEIARQTGVSRPSVWRWQRRFAERGVDVLLREPSRKPGKAPIPPDTVQRVVSLTCAEPPGTATHWTGRAMAKAVGLSLRTVQRIWEAHRLQPHRIRTFKRSNDPAFATKVEDVVGLYMDPPAHAVVVSIDEKSQIQALDRTQPGLPLKPGKCGTMTHDYKRHGTTTLFAALNVLDGTVVGRCMAQHRHQEFIKFLNAVERAVPAGKIIHAILDNYGTHKHPKVQAWLADHPRWVFHFTPTSASWLNAVEGFFSTLTRKRLRRGVFTSVPQLEDEIRRFIREHNGKAKPFVWTKPAETILEKLRCCPLHPFNESLH; encoded by the coding sequence ATGGCCCAGACAGTCAGCGTCATCATCAGCCCTGAGGACCGCGCGCGGTTGGCCGCCGTCATTGGGGACCGCAACCGCCCGCTCAAGCATGTGCAGCGGGCCCGGATCGTTCTGTTGTCGGCGGAGCGCCTGCCGGTCCTTGAGATCGCCCGGCAGACCGGGGTGAGCCGTCCCTCGGTCTGGCGCTGGCAGCGCCGCTTCGCCGAGAGGGGCGTGGATGTCCTGCTGCGCGAACCGAGCCGCAAGCCGGGCAAGGCCCCGATTCCGCCGGATACGGTGCAGCGGGTCGTGTCCCTGACCTGCGCGGAGCCGCCGGGCACGGCGACACACTGGACGGGTCGGGCGATGGCCAAGGCCGTCGGCCTGAGCCTGCGCACCGTCCAACGCATCTGGGAGGCGCACCGGCTCCAGCCCCACCGCATCCGCACCTTCAAGCGGTCGAACGATCCGGCCTTCGCAACCAAGGTCGAGGACGTCGTCGGGCTGTACATGGACCCGCCCGCCCATGCGGTGGTCGTCTCCATCGACGAGAAAAGCCAGATCCAGGCGCTCGACCGTACCCAGCCGGGACTGCCGCTGAAGCCGGGGAAATGCGGGACCATGACCCACGATTACAAGCGCCACGGCACCACCACCCTGTTCGCCGCGCTGAATGTGCTGGACGGCACCGTGGTCGGCCGCTGCATGGCCCAGCATCGCCACCAGGAGTTCATCAAGTTCCTCAACGCCGTCGAGCGCGCCGTCCCGGCGGGCAAGATCATCCATGCCATCCTGGACAATTACGGGACCCACAAGCATCCCAAGGTCCAGGCTTGGTTGGCCGACCACCCGCGCTGGGTTTTCCACTTCACGCCCACCTCGGCCTCCTGGTTGAACGCCGTCGAGGGCTTCTTCTCGACCCTGACCCGCAAGCGCCTGAGGCGCGGCGTCTTCACCTCCGTCCCCCAGTTGGAAGACGAAATCCGCCGGTTCATCCGGGAGCACAACGGAAAGGCCAAACCCTTCGTCTGGACCAAGCCCGCCGAAACGATCCTGGAGAAGCTCAGGTGCTGCCCACTGCATCCCTTCAATGAGTCGCTGCACTAG
- a CDS encoding alpha-D-glucose phosphate-specific phosphoglucomutase, producing the protein MNIRTVSTRPFPDQRPGTSGLRKKVSVFRQPHYLENFVQAIFDAVGDHRGRSLVVGGDGRYYNRRAIQTVLRMAVANGFGRIIVGRQGLLSTPAASHLIRKQRAFGGLILSASHNPGGPEGDFGIKYNAANGGAAPEALTDAIYAQSLRIEAYRTVDAPDVDIDRLGVTALGDTVVEVVDPVADYAALMETLFDFERLREFLGSGVFRMRFDAMHAVTGPYARAILEDRLGAPAGTVVNGVPLPDFGGGKPDPNLVRAWELVEAMNGADAPDFGAASDGDGDRNMILGPGFFVTPSDSLAVLAANAHLAPGYRAGLVGVARSMPTSRAVDRVAEELGIPCFEMPTGWKFFGSLLDAGKVTLCGEESFGTGSDHVREKDGLWAVLLWLSILAERRQPLAEIVRDHWRRYGRHFYSRHDYEDIDSEAANVIMGVLRARIGELSGRRLGGLTIRLGDDFSYTDPVDHRVTPHQGVRLLFDDGSRIVYRLSGTGTGSAILRIYLERYESNPGRHDQDVQSALADLAAMAREFAGFSARLERDKPSVIT; encoded by the coding sequence ATGAACATTCGCACAGTCTCCACGCGCCCCTTTCCCGATCAGCGACCGGGCACGTCAGGGCTGCGCAAGAAGGTCTCGGTGTTCCGGCAGCCGCACTACCTAGAAAACTTCGTACAGGCGATCTTCGACGCCGTGGGCGACCATCGTGGACGGAGCCTCGTCGTCGGCGGCGATGGTCGGTACTACAATCGCCGCGCCATCCAGACCGTCCTTAGGATGGCGGTGGCGAACGGTTTCGGCCGCATCATCGTCGGCCGACAGGGCCTGTTGTCGACGCCGGCCGCCTCCCATCTCATCCGCAAGCAACGCGCCTTCGGCGGCCTGATCCTATCGGCGAGCCATAACCCCGGCGGCCCCGAGGGGGATTTCGGGATCAAGTACAACGCTGCGAACGGCGGCGCGGCGCCGGAGGCTCTGACCGACGCGATCTATGCGCAGAGCCTGAGGATCGAGGCGTATCGTACCGTCGACGCGCCGGACGTCGACATCGACCGGCTCGGCGTGACCGCCCTCGGCGACACGGTGGTCGAGGTCGTCGATCCCGTCGCCGACTACGCGGCGCTGATGGAGACGCTGTTCGATTTTGAGCGCCTCCGAGAGTTTCTCGGGTCCGGCGTCTTTCGGATGCGGTTCGACGCCATGCACGCGGTCACGGGCCCCTATGCCCGTGCGATCCTGGAGGACCGTCTCGGCGCCCCGGCCGGCACCGTCGTAAACGGGGTGCCGCTGCCGGACTTCGGCGGCGGCAAGCCCGACCCGAACCTGGTCCGCGCGTGGGAACTGGTCGAGGCCATGAATGGCGCGGATGCGCCGGATTTCGGGGCGGCCTCCGACGGCGACGGCGATCGCAACATGATACTTGGACCCGGCTTCTTCGTGACCCCGAGCGACAGCCTGGCGGTTCTCGCCGCCAATGCGCACCTCGCTCCAGGCTACCGCGCCGGGCTGGTCGGCGTCGCGCGCTCGATGCCGACCAGCCGTGCGGTCGACCGGGTCGCCGAGGAGCTCGGCATCCCCTGCTTCGAGATGCCGACCGGCTGGAAGTTCTTCGGCAGTCTGCTTGACGCCGGCAAGGTCACATTATGCGGCGAGGAGAGTTTCGGAACGGGTTCGGACCACGTCCGCGAGAAGGATGGCCTATGGGCGGTGCTGCTGTGGCTGAGCATCCTGGCCGAACGCCGGCAACCGCTGGCGGAGATCGTGCGGGATCACTGGCGGAGATATGGACGCCACTTCTATTCCCGGCACGACTATGAGGATATCGACAGCGAAGCCGCGAACGTGATCATGGGCGTGCTTCGCGCCCGAATCGGCGAATTGAGCGGACGCCGACTCGGCGGGTTGACGATCCGTCTGGGAGACGACTTCAGCTACACGGATCCCGTGGATCACCGTGTGACACCCCACCAGGGTGTCCGCCTTCTCTTCGACGACGGCTCTCGCATCGTCTACCGGCTGTCCGGCACGGGAACTGGCAGCGCGATCCTGCGGATTTATCTTGAACGCTATGAATCAAATCCGGGTCGGCACGACCAGGATGTGCAATCGGCGTTGGCCGACCTTGCGGCCATGGCGCGCGAGTTCGCGGGGTTCTCCGCCCGGCTCGAGCGGGATAAACCGTCCGTGATCACCTGA
- the glgP gene encoding alpha-glucan family phosphorylase, with product MSPIDPFLPRRRIAYFSMEIALRPEMHTYSGGLGVLAGDTARSCADLELPMVFLTLASREGYLRQEIDGDGRQVDHADPWDLADWATPLDAMVAVRIEGRAVWVRPWLYVLTCPVGHAIPVLLLDTRLEHNDPADRAITDRLYGGDEAYRLKQEIVLGVGGMRILHALGFDIETYHLNEGHAALLAAGLLREHRHPSDRPSDGALRYDADRVRERCVFTTHTPVEAGHDRFDYEDAERLLGDFLPLDQMKLLAGPDRLNMTRLALNLSGYVNGVAMRHAETARRMFPGYGIRAVTNGVHAPTWTHPAFVRLFQEIAPDWGHDPEELLGADQLSDDAVWTAHQEAKGDLLAEIQRLAGVAMRPDVPVIAFARRMTGYKRPDLLFTDLERLRAISRGQPFQLVMAGKAHPRDEGGKALIAEIHAHMRSLAGDIPMAFLPNYDMTLANKLVAGADVWLNTPLPPYEASGTSGMKAALNGVLNLSVLDGWWIEAWVEGVTGWAIGQDDQRHEDDAQDLYDKLERTVLPLYHADRGRWIRMMKDSISKIGPRFNSQRMMRRYASEAYLR from the coding sequence ATGTCGCCGATTGATCCCTTCCTCCCGCGCAGGCGGATCGCCTATTTCTCGATGGAGATTGCCCTGCGTCCCGAGATGCACACCTATTCCGGCGGGCTTGGCGTGCTCGCCGGCGACACCGCCCGGTCCTGCGCCGACCTCGAACTGCCGATGGTCTTCCTGACCCTCGCCAGCCGGGAGGGTTATCTGCGCCAGGAGATCGATGGCGACGGCCGGCAGGTCGATCACGCCGATCCGTGGGATCTGGCGGATTGGGCGACACCGCTCGACGCCATGGTGGCCGTTCGGATCGAAGGGCGTGCGGTTTGGGTACGGCCGTGGCTGTACGTTCTGACCTGCCCGGTCGGACATGCGATCCCGGTCCTCCTGCTCGACACAAGGCTGGAGCACAACGATCCCGCCGACCGCGCGATCACCGATCGCCTCTACGGCGGCGACGAAGCCTACCGTCTCAAGCAGGAGATCGTGCTCGGCGTCGGCGGCATGCGAATCCTGCACGCGCTCGGCTTCGACATCGAGACCTATCACCTCAACGAGGGCCACGCCGCGCTGCTCGCGGCTGGCCTATTGCGCGAGCATCGGCATCCGAGCGACCGGCCGAGCGACGGTGCACTGCGCTACGATGCCGACAGGGTGCGCGAACGCTGCGTCTTCACCACCCATACGCCCGTCGAGGCCGGCCACGACCGCTTCGACTACGAAGATGCGGAGCGTCTGCTCGGCGACTTTCTACCGCTGGACCAGATGAAGCTGCTGGCGGGACCCGACCGCCTGAACATGACGCGCCTGGCGCTCAATCTGAGCGGATACGTGAACGGGGTCGCGATGCGCCACGCCGAGACGGCCCGGCGTATGTTTCCTGGCTACGGGATCCGGGCCGTGACCAACGGTGTGCATGCCCCGACCTGGACACACCCGGCCTTTGTCCGGCTGTTTCAGGAGATCGCCCCTGACTGGGGGCACGATCCGGAGGAACTGTTGGGGGCGGACCAGCTTTCGGACGACGCCGTCTGGACGGCGCATCAGGAAGCCAAAGGCGACTTGCTCGCCGAGATCCAGCGTCTGGCCGGTGTGGCGATGCGGCCGGACGTGCCGGTGATCGCCTTCGCCCGCCGAATGACCGGCTACAAGCGCCCGGACCTGCTGTTTACGGACCTGGAGCGGCTGCGGGCGATAAGCCGCGGCCAACCGTTCCAGTTGGTGATGGCCGGCAAGGCGCATCCGCGCGACGAGGGCGGCAAGGCTCTGATCGCCGAAATCCACGCCCACATGCGCAGCCTGGCGGGCGACATCCCGATGGCATTCCTGCCGAACTACGACATGACGCTCGCGAACAAACTCGTCGCCGGTGCGGACGTGTGGCTGAACACGCCGCTGCCGCCCTACGAGGCGTCGGGCACCAGCGGGATGAAGGCGGCGCTGAACGGCGTCCTCAACCTGAGCGTCCTCGACGGCTGGTGGATCGAGGCCTGGGTCGAGGGGGTGACCGGCTGGGCGATCGGCCAGGACGACCAGCGCCATGAAGACGATGCCCAGGACCTCTACGACAAGCTCGAACGAACGGTCCTGCCGCTCTATCACGCCGACCGTGGTCGCTGGATCCGGATGATGAAGGACTCGATCAGCAAGATCGGTCCCCGCTTCAACAGCCAGCGCATGATGCGCCGCTATGCGAGCGAAGCTTACCTCCGCTAG
- a CDS encoding CBS domain-containing protein — protein sequence MTTPVVSVAPETCVSDVARLLLERHISGVPVIDSAGRLVGMVSEGDFLRRAEDGSHRHGSWWLRLFSGSGANAAEYVKTHGRSAADVMTRDVVTVTEDTQAGDIAHLLETKRIKRVPVVRSGKVVGIVSRADLLRGFAAQRHAPAVPASVEDETIRKQILEEIQAADWAPTYGVSVVVVDGIVQVWGVVDSPEQGEALRVAATNAPGVKGVELNVSSIPAYAWGV from the coding sequence ATGACAACGCCTGTCGTCTCGGTCGCACCGGAGACCTGCGTGTCGGACGTGGCGCGGCTTCTCCTCGAACGGCACATCAGCGGCGTGCCGGTGATCGATAGCGCCGGCAGGCTGGTCGGGATGGTGAGCGAAGGCGACTTCCTGCGTCGCGCGGAAGACGGCAGCCATCGGCACGGCTCCTGGTGGCTGCGGCTTTTCTCGGGCTCCGGCGCGAACGCGGCGGAGTATGTCAAGACCCACGGCCGCTCCGCTGCCGACGTCATGACGCGTGACGTCGTCACGGTCACGGAGGACACGCAGGCCGGCGACATCGCGCATCTCCTGGAGACAAAGCGGATCAAGCGCGTGCCGGTCGTGCGTAGCGGCAAGGTCGTCGGCATCGTCAGCCGCGCCGACCTGCTACGCGGCTTTGCGGCGCAACGCCATGCTCCGGCCGTCCCCGCTTCCGTCGAGGACGAGACGATCCGAAAGCAGATCCTCGAAGAGATACAGGCGGCCGACTGGGCGCCGACCTACGGCGTAAGCGTCGTGGTCGTGGACGGCATCGTCCAGGTCTGGGGCGTCGTCGATTCGCCAGAACAGGGCGAAGCGCTGCGCGTCGCTGCCACGAACGCGCCCGGCGTGAAGGGCGTGGAGCTCAATGTCAGCAGCATCCCCGCCTATGCGTGGGGCGTGTAA
- a CDS encoding type II glyceraldehyde-3-phosphate dehydrogenase: MNTNSKTRVAVNGYGVIGKRVADAVAQQEDMELAGVSDISADWRARMVTQKGFRLYGATSEQAQAMRDAGLDVAGALDDLLGASDVVVDCTPKRVAAKNVELYRQKGMKFIVQGGEKHEVTGHSFVAEASYESALGRDSTRVVSCNTTSIVRTLTALKHAGLLRRARGTLLRRATDPWESHLGGIMNTLVPEAEIPSHQGPDAQSVDPDLDVITMAVKVPETLAHLHYWAVQLTRSADKEEVLEAFRSSPRIALIRMADGLTAINAVKELMADLGRPHDNLYEVALWADMLKVEGDELFYGYMVDNQAIVIPETVDAIRALVGQVRDPRESIVKTNAALGIGAVVDALGGR; this comes from the coding sequence ATGAACACAAACAGCAAGACCCGCGTCGCCGTCAACGGCTACGGCGTGATCGGCAAGCGCGTCGCCGATGCAGTGGCCCAACAGGAGGACATGGAGCTGGCCGGCGTGTCGGACATCAGTGCCGACTGGCGGGCGCGGATGGTGACGCAGAAGGGCTTCCGGCTCTACGGCGCCACGAGCGAGCAAGCACAGGCGATGCGCGATGCCGGGCTCGATGTCGCCGGCGCCCTCGACGACCTTCTCGGCGCTTCGGATGTGGTCGTCGACTGCACGCCGAAGCGCGTGGCGGCGAAGAACGTCGAGCTCTACCGCCAGAAGGGCATGAAGTTCATCGTCCAGGGTGGCGAAAAGCACGAAGTGACTGGCCACTCCTTCGTCGCCGAGGCCAGCTATGAGAGCGCGCTGGGCCGGGACAGCACGCGCGTCGTCTCCTGCAACACCACTTCGATCGTGCGCACCCTCACGGCGCTCAAGCATGCCGGACTGCTGCGCCGGGCGCGCGGGACGCTGCTGCGACGCGCGACCGACCCATGGGAGAGCCATCTGGGCGGCATCATGAACACGCTGGTGCCCGAGGCCGAGATCCCGAGCCACCAAGGGCCCGACGCCCAGAGCGTCGATCCCGACCTCGACGTAATCACCATGGCCGTGAAGGTGCCGGAGACCCTAGCGCACCTGCACTACTGGGCGGTGCAACTGACGCGATCGGCCGACAAGGAGGAGGTGCTCGAGGCCTTCCGCTCGTCCCCCCGCATCGCGCTCATCCGCATGGCGGACGGCCTGACTGCGATCAACGCGGTCAAGGAGCTGATGGCTGATCTCGGCCGCCCACACGATAACCTCTACGAGGTGGCGCTGTGGGCCGACATGCTGAAGGTTGAAGGCGACGAGCTCTTCTACGGCTACATGGTCGACAACCAGGCGATCGTCATCCCGGAGACGGTGGATGCGATCCGGGCCCTGGTCGGGCAGGTGCGCGATCCCCGCGAATCCATTGTCAAGACCAACGCAGCGCTGGGTATCGGCGCGGTCGTCGACGCGCTGGGAGGACGATGA
- a CDS encoding ABC1 kinase family protein has translation MIGGRLLRIGAGAASLLGAATVERLRGTPAEGSQLPRRLRITLERLGPTFVKFGQTLSLRRDLLPDTWLAELRRLQDHVAPFPGAEARHAVEVALGRPVEQVFGAFETEPMAAASIAQVHRARLPDGRAVIVKIRRPGIRVQIDRDMHAFVGIGRLILVLAPRLQRYQPLRIVDEIWANLRKEADFRQEARSIRRFGEAFRGWPGLNIPNVIDDLYAEAVLVQEMSGGLSIGDPSVDGPQLAQVLIDAYLHQFFVVGFFHGDPHPGNLFVMPDGRLCFHDFGLVGYLDGRTRRSLALYLQAFVNKDAAWMFDAAVDLGLLGGPIDRPAFIRGIEEILSDYAALPLKDWSLAEAVLRVARLGSGESFVVPHNLVVLMRALYLVESALRTLDPEFKVLDTLLARGGEMMEGVLRGNAAATTFTRLKTEAALTAQDLPGMLAAWLHRAQREGGGPLLIMRHEGLERLQAHLDRTGNRLALATVTLGLYVAASLLMLHSAGPRVFGDIPLLALLGYAFALWLSFRLVRAVARSGRL, from the coding sequence ATGATCGGCGGCCGGCTCCTCCGAATCGGCGCGGGCGCCGCCAGCCTGCTCGGCGCGGCGACGGTCGAGCGCCTGCGCGGCACGCCGGCCGAGGGGTCTCAATTGCCGCGCCGGCTTCGCATCACGCTCGAGCGGCTTGGCCCGACCTTCGTGAAGTTCGGGCAGACGCTCAGCTTGCGCCGCGACCTGCTGCCCGATACCTGGCTCGCCGAACTCCGCCGGCTGCAGGACCACGTCGCGCCCTTCCCTGGCGCGGAAGCGCGGCATGCGGTCGAGGTCGCGCTCGGCCGACCGGTCGAGCAGGTCTTCGGGGCGTTCGAGACGGAACCGATGGCAGCGGCCTCGATCGCCCAGGTGCACCGGGCTCGCCTGCCGGACGGGCGCGCCGTCATCGTCAAGATCCGTCGCCCCGGCATCCGGGTCCAGATCGATCGCGACATGCACGCGTTCGTCGGCATAGGCCGCCTCATCCTGGTGCTGGCACCACGCCTCCAGCGCTACCAGCCGCTCCGCATCGTCGACGAGATCTGGGCCAATCTCCGCAAGGAAGCGGACTTTCGGCAGGAGGCACGCAGCATCCGCCGATTCGGCGAAGCCTTCCGCGGATGGCCGGGGCTCAACATTCCGAACGTGATCGACGATCTCTATGCCGAGGCCGTACTGGTGCAGGAGATGAGCGGCGGGCTGAGTATCGGCGACCCCTCTGTCGACGGCCCGCAGCTCGCACAGGTTCTGATCGATGCCTATCTCCATCAGTTCTTCGTGGTCGGCTTCTTCCACGGCGATCCCCATCCAGGCAACCTCTTCGTCATGCCGGACGGACGCCTCTGCTTCCATGATTTTGGGCTGGTCGGCTATCTCGACGGCCGCACCCGCCGCTCCCTCGCGCTCTACCTTCAGGCGTTCGTGAACAAGGACGCGGCGTGGATGTTCGACGCGGCCGTCGATCTGGGCCTGCTCGGCGGGCCGATCGACCGTCCCGCCTTCATCCGCGGTATTGAGGAGATCCTATCCGACTATGCCGCGCTGCCGCTCAAGGACTGGTCGCTCGCCGAGGCCGTGCTGCGCGTCGCCCGGCTGGGCTCGGGCGAGAGTTTCGTCGTTCCGCACAACCTCGTGGTGCTCATGCGGGCGCTGTACCTGGTCGAGAGCGCGCTGCGAACGCTCGACCCGGAATTCAAGGTCCTGGACACATTGTTGGCGCGGGGCGGCGAAATGATGGAGGGCGTCCTGCGCGGGAACGCGGCTGCGACGACCTTCACCCGGCTCAAGACCGAAGCCGCTCTGACCGCGCAGGACCTGCCGGGAATGCTCGCGGCCTGGCTGCACCGGGCGCAGCGCGAGGGCGGCGGGCCGCTCCTTATCATGCGGCACGAGGGACTGGAGCGCCTGCAGGCACATCTCGACCGAACCGGCAACCGCCTCGCCTTGGCCACGGTCACGCTCGGCCTTTATGTGGCGGCCTCGCTGCTCATGCTGCACAGCGCCGGGCCGCGCGTGTTCGGGGATATACCCCTGCTCGCGTTGCTCGGCTACGCGTTTGCGCTGTGGCTGTCATTCCGGCTGGTGCGGGCGGTTGCCCGTTCGGGACGGCTGTAG